A window of the Egibacter rhizosphaerae genome harbors these coding sequences:
- a CDS encoding TetR/AcrR family transcriptional regulator, giving the protein MPYRRTAAVADRLERTRAAIHDAALTLVSEGGWSAVRVTAIADRAGVATGTVYRHVPDKDALCVEVFRQAADRELARVVAAAHQPGRSTERIARALRTFAERALRAPTLASALLADAAPPAVEAERRAYRQGHRDVFAQAIADGVGDGELGPCDPDIVAAALVGAMGEALLGPLAAVRADDPVPGVDELTSVCLRALPPIERAPSDEPTVPSTTASA; this is encoded by the coding sequence ATGCCCTACCGTCGCACCGCTGCGGTCGCTGACCGCCTCGAGCGGACCAGGGCCGCGATACACGACGCCGCGCTGACGCTCGTTTCCGAGGGTGGGTGGTCGGCCGTCCGCGTCACGGCGATCGCCGACCGTGCCGGGGTCGCGACCGGCACCGTGTACCGCCACGTGCCGGACAAGGACGCGCTCTGCGTCGAGGTCTTCCGACAGGCCGCCGATCGCGAGCTCGCGCGCGTCGTGGCCGCCGCACACCAGCCCGGGCGGTCGACCGAACGCATCGCCCGGGCACTGCGGACCTTCGCCGAACGGGCCCTGCGGGCGCCGACGCTGGCGTCCGCCTTGCTCGCCGACGCCGCACCCCCCGCGGTCGAGGCGGAGCGTCGGGCCTACCGGCAGGGCCATCGCGACGTGTTCGCGCAGGCCATCGCCGACGGGGTGGGCGACGGCGAGCTCGGGCCCTGCGATCCCGACATCGTCGCGGCCGCGCTCGTGGGCGCGATGGGGGAGGCGCTGCTCGGGCCCCTGGCCGCCGTGCGCGCCGACGACCCCGTACCCGGCGTCGACGAGCTGACATCGGTGTGTCTCCGCGCCCTCCCGCCGATCGAACGTGCGCCGAGCGATGAGCCGACCGTGCCCTCGACCACCGCATCCGCCTGA